Proteins encoded within one genomic window of Couchioplanes caeruleus:
- a CDS encoding bifunctional FO biosynthesis protein CofGH produces MDIPPTEASIRRALKRAADGKAIDADEATALLAAEGALLDDLLTIAGGVRDAGLREAGRPGVVTYSKKVFVPLTRLCRDRCHYCTFATVPHRLPAAFLERDEVLAIAREGAAQGCKEALFTLGDRPEDRWPAARKWLDERGYDSTLDYVRSCAIAVLEETGLLPHLNPGVLGWADLQRLKPVAPSMGMMLETTATRLWSEPGGPHFGSPDKEPAVRLRVLDDAGRVGVPFTTGILIGIGETRAERADAIFAMRRTAREYGHIQEVIIQNFRAKPDTAMRGMPDAELRELAATVAVARVIMGPRARLQAPPNLIAGEYDLLLRAGIDDWGGVSPVTPDHVNPESPWPQIELLRAMSAASGFTLRERLTIYPEYLRRGTEGWLDPRLAAHVAALADPDGLAREDAMPSGLPWQEPDEAYASGRTDLFATIDTEGRTGDRRGDFDSVYGDWAEVASHISAAPSPRGAGERIGSDVLAGLKLAAETPAALLLPEHEDKAVALFHAEGSALDELARIADDLRREVNGDDVTYVVNRNINFSNVCYVGCRFCAFAQRERDADAYRLSVEQVADRAEEAWRDGATEVCMQGGIDPKMPITAYADLVRAVKQRVPGMHVHAFSPMEIVTGAAKAGVPVRDWLIELRDAGLDTIPGTAAEILDDDVRWVLTKGKLPAATWVDVVTTAHQVGIRSSSTMMYGHVDHPRQWLGHFRVLAGVQDVTGGFTEFVALPFIHTNAPIYLAGIARPGPTPRENRAVHAMARILLHGRIDNIQCSWVKLGDEGTIAMLNGGCNDLGGTLMEETISRMAGSEHGSARTVTELKELAAAAGRPAVQRTTVYGRH; encoded by the coding sequence GTGGACATCCCGCCGACCGAAGCCAGCATCCGCCGCGCGCTCAAGCGTGCCGCCGACGGCAAGGCGATCGACGCCGACGAGGCGACGGCCCTGCTCGCGGCGGAGGGTGCCCTGCTCGACGACCTGCTGACGATCGCGGGTGGCGTGCGGGACGCGGGGCTGCGGGAGGCCGGGCGCCCGGGCGTGGTCACGTACTCGAAGAAGGTCTTCGTCCCGCTGACCCGCCTGTGCCGGGACCGGTGCCACTACTGCACCTTCGCGACGGTGCCGCACCGGCTGCCCGCGGCCTTCCTCGAGCGTGACGAGGTGCTGGCCATCGCCCGGGAGGGCGCCGCGCAGGGCTGCAAGGAGGCGCTCTTCACGCTGGGGGACCGGCCCGAGGACCGCTGGCCCGCGGCCCGCAAGTGGCTCGACGAGCGCGGCTACGACTCGACCCTGGACTACGTCCGCTCCTGCGCCATCGCCGTGCTCGAGGAGACCGGCCTGCTGCCGCACCTCAACCCGGGCGTGCTCGGCTGGGCCGACCTGCAGCGGCTCAAGCCGGTCGCGCCCAGCATGGGGATGATGCTGGAGACGACGGCGACGCGGCTCTGGTCCGAGCCCGGTGGCCCGCACTTCGGCTCGCCGGACAAGGAGCCGGCGGTGCGCCTGCGCGTGCTCGACGACGCCGGCCGGGTCGGCGTGCCGTTCACCACCGGCATCCTGATCGGCATCGGTGAGACCCGGGCCGAGCGCGCCGACGCCATCTTCGCGATGCGCCGCACCGCCCGCGAGTACGGCCACATCCAGGAAGTCATCATCCAGAACTTCCGCGCCAAGCCGGACACGGCGATGCGCGGCATGCCGGACGCCGAGCTGCGCGAGCTCGCCGCGACCGTGGCGGTGGCCCGCGTCATCATGGGTCCGCGCGCCCGCCTCCAGGCGCCGCCCAACCTCATCGCCGGCGAGTACGACCTGCTGCTGCGCGCCGGCATCGACGACTGGGGTGGCGTCTCGCCGGTCACCCCCGACCATGTCAACCCGGAAAGTCCGTGGCCGCAGATCGAGCTGCTCCGCGCGATGTCGGCGGCGTCCGGCTTCACGCTGCGCGAGCGGCTGACCATCTACCCCGAGTATCTGCGCCGGGGCACCGAGGGCTGGCTCGACCCGCGGCTCGCCGCCCACGTCGCCGCGCTCGCCGACCCGGACGGCCTCGCCCGGGAGGACGCGATGCCGTCCGGCCTGCCGTGGCAGGAGCCGGACGAGGCGTACGCGTCGGGCCGCACCGATCTCTTCGCGACGATCGACACCGAGGGCCGCACGGGCGACCGCCGCGGCGACTTCGACTCCGTCTACGGCGACTGGGCCGAGGTCGCGTCCCACATCTCCGCCGCTCCCTCTCCCCGTGGCGCGGGTGAGCGGATCGGGAGCGACGTGCTGGCCGGTCTCAAGCTGGCCGCCGAGACCCCTGCCGCGTTGTTGCTGCCGGAGCACGAGGACAAGGCGGTGGCCCTGTTCCACGCCGAGGGGTCCGCACTGGACGAGCTCGCCCGCATCGCCGACGACCTGCGCCGGGAGGTCAACGGCGACGACGTCACGTACGTCGTGAACCGCAACATCAACTTCTCCAACGTCTGCTACGTCGGGTGCCGGTTCTGCGCCTTCGCCCAGCGCGAACGGGACGCGGACGCGTACCGGCTGTCGGTCGAGCAGGTCGCCGACCGGGCCGAGGAGGCGTGGCGCGACGGTGCCACCGAGGTCTGCATGCAGGGCGGCATCGACCCCAAGATGCCGATCACCGCGTACGCGGACCTGGTGCGGGCGGTGAAGCAGCGGGTGCCAGGCATGCACGTCCACGCGTTCTCTCCGATGGAGATCGTCACCGGGGCGGCCAAGGCGGGCGTGCCGGTGCGGGACTGGCTCATCGAGCTTCGCGACGCCGGCCTCGACACGATCCCGGGCACGGCGGCGGAGATCCTCGACGACGACGTGCGCTGGGTGCTGACCAAGGGCAAGCTGCCCGCCGCCACCTGGGTCGACGTGGTGACCACGGCGCACCAGGTCGGCATCCGCTCCAGCTCCACCATGATGTACGGCCACGTCGACCACCCCCGCCAGTGGCTGGGTCACTTCCGGGTGCTGGCCGGAGTGCAGGACGTCACCGGTGGCTTCACCGAGTTCGTGGCCCTGCCGTTCATCCACACGAACGCGCCCATCTACCTGGCGGGAATCGCCCGCCCGGGCCCGACCCCGCGCGAGAACAGGGCCGTGCACGCGATGGCTCGGATCCTGCTGCACGGGCGCATCGACAACATCCAGTGCTCGTGGGTGAAGCTGGGCGACGAGGGCACGATCGCGATGCTCAACGGCGGGTGCAACGACCTCGGCGGGACGCTGATGGAGGAGACCATCTCCCGGATGGCGGGCTCGGAGCACGGCTCGGCGCGGACGGTCACGGAGCTGAAGGAGCTGGCCGCGGCGGCCGGGCGGCCCGCGGTGCAGCGCACGACCGTCTACGGTCGCCACTAG
- a CDS encoding metallopeptidase family protein: MTTSPDRRRAGSDPGRSTRTPGPGRPARRDRHGRGLRGRLVPATVPLARTKAEIFDDLVLDTVESLERRYAKELAGVEFAVEDVPPDLNVYDSDVLEDGEVPLARLLPGRPGRQELPPRIVLYRRPLEFRAMDREDLADLVHDVIIEQVANLLGVDPDELS; this comes from the coding sequence GTGACCACCAGTCCCGACCGCCGCCGGGCCGGATCCGATCCCGGCCGGTCCACGCGTACGCCCGGACCCGGCCGCCCCGCCCGCCGTGACCGGCACGGGCGCGGGCTCCGCGGTCGGCTCGTCCCCGCCACCGTGCCACTGGCCCGGACCAAGGCGGAGATCTTCGACGATCTCGTGCTCGACACGGTCGAGAGCCTGGAGCGCCGGTACGCCAAGGAGCTGGCCGGCGTGGAGTTCGCGGTCGAGGACGTCCCGCCGGATCTCAACGTCTACGACTCCGACGTGCTCGAGGACGGCGAGGTGCCACTGGCCCGCCTGCTGCCGGGCCGGCCCGGTCGTCAGGAGCTACCGCCGCGGATCGTGCTCTACCGGCGGCCGCTGGAATTCCGCGCGATGGACCGCGAGGACCTCGCCGACCTCGTCCACGATGTGATCATCGAGCAGGTCGCCAACCTGCTCGGCGTCGATCCCGACGAACTCTCGTAG
- a CDS encoding polysaccharide deacetylase family protein codes for MRTPKVLVIVMVLIGLAGCGTAGRAGREPAGAAAGAQPSSSVSAPPAPASPPSSGPAPSSRPGSPPGPATSPGPTEKGTPEHGKVHHGGPANSHIKTGGAGVALTFDDGPDPVQTPRLLDLLKKNGVKATFCLVGMQAAEHPELVRRIVREGHALCNHTWRHNLTLGKEKPAKIRADLEKTNNAIRAAVPDAPIKYMRAPGGNFTPRFVTEASRLGMTSIYWQVDPRDWEHHGESSGEHQAKIIREVKRHVGKGSIVLSHDNAQPDTIAAYASLLPWLKKRYQLIALP; via the coding sequence ATGCGTACCCCCAAGGTGTTGGTGATCGTGATGGTGCTGATCGGACTGGCCGGATGCGGCACAGCCGGACGCGCCGGCCGAGAACCGGCAGGGGCCGCCGCCGGGGCGCAGCCATCCTCCTCGGTCTCGGCGCCGCCGGCTCCGGCATCGCCCCCCTCCTCCGGTCCGGCACCTTCCTCCCGCCCGGGCTCGCCGCCCGGGCCGGCCACGTCACCGGGCCCCACCGAGAAGGGCACGCCGGAACACGGCAAGGTGCACCACGGCGGCCCGGCGAACAGCCACATCAAGACGGGCGGGGCGGGGGTCGCGCTGACCTTCGACGACGGCCCGGACCCCGTGCAGACGCCGAGGCTGCTCGACCTGTTGAAGAAGAACGGTGTCAAGGCGACCTTCTGTCTGGTCGGCATGCAGGCGGCCGAGCATCCCGAGCTCGTACGGCGGATCGTCCGCGAGGGCCACGCGCTCTGCAACCACACCTGGCGGCACAACCTGACGCTGGGCAAGGAGAAGCCCGCGAAGATCCGTGCCGACCTGGAGAAGACGAACAACGCCATCCGCGCTGCCGTGCCCGACGCGCCGATCAAGTACATGCGGGCGCCGGGTGGCAACTTCACCCCCCGCTTCGTGACCGAGGCGTCCCGCCTGGGCATGACGTCGATCTACTGGCAGGTGGATCCCCGCGACTGGGAACACCACGGCGAATCCTCCGGCGAGCACCAGGCGAAGATCATCCGTGAGGTGAAGCGGCACGTCGGCAAGGGCTCGATCGTGCTCTCGCACGACAACGCGCAGCCGGACACCATCGCCGCCTACGCCTCACTCCTGCCGTGGCTGAAGAAGCGTTACCAACTGATTGCCCTGCCCTGA
- a CDS encoding coenzyme F420-0:L-glutamate ligase, with translation MMDGLEILPVRGIGDVTAGDDLAELITRAAPWLRDGDVLVVTSKIVSKAEGRLVEVPADGPEREAARAEVLASETRRVVARRGPTAIVQTHHGFVMAAAGIDASNVDKTHLVLLPESPDESARRLRAACAARGVRVGVIVSDTMGRAWRNGLTDVALGAAGIEPFRDHRGEIDPYGNELQLTEMAVIDELAAAGELVKGKCDQVPVAVVRGYPGAGAAETPGAVVLLRDAASDMFSLGTAEAHAEGLRTAATLPQTATDAPADAEAVRRAITTAGLDGSVAVPSPQTLRCTATDTTPAGLMRFGADVHRLRSALAAEGLASAVAYDETGATVAVSAAQ, from the coding sequence ATGATGGATGGCCTGGAGATTCTGCCGGTGCGCGGCATCGGCGACGTGACGGCCGGGGACGACCTGGCCGAGCTGATCACCCGCGCCGCGCCCTGGCTGCGCGACGGCGACGTGCTCGTGGTGACCAGCAAGATCGTTTCCAAGGCGGAGGGCCGGCTGGTCGAGGTTCCCGCGGACGGGCCGGAACGCGAGGCCGCCCGCGCCGAGGTACTGGCGTCGGAGACCCGGCGTGTGGTGGCCCGGCGCGGCCCGACCGCGATCGTGCAGACCCACCACGGCTTCGTGATGGCGGCGGCCGGGATCGACGCGTCCAACGTCGACAAGACCCATCTCGTGCTGCTGCCGGAGTCGCCGGACGAATCGGCCCGGCGGCTGCGCGCGGCGTGCGCGGCGCGCGGGGTGCGGGTGGGGGTCATCGTCTCGGACACCATGGGCCGGGCCTGGCGCAACGGGCTCACCGACGTCGCGCTCGGCGCCGCGGGGATCGAGCCGTTCCGCGACCATCGCGGCGAGATCGACCCGTACGGCAACGAGCTGCAGCTCACCGAGATGGCGGTGATCGACGAGCTCGCGGCCGCCGGCGAGCTGGTGAAGGGCAAGTGCGACCAGGTGCCGGTCGCCGTCGTGCGCGGCTACCCGGGCGCCGGCGCGGCGGAGACCCCGGGCGCGGTCGTTCTGCTGCGCGACGCGGCCAGCGACATGTTCTCTCTGGGTACGGCCGAAGCACACGCCGAAGGGCTCCGCACGGCCGCCACCCTCCCGCAGACCGCGACGGACGCTCCGGCGGACGCCGAGGCGGTGCGGCGGGCGATCACCACGGCCGGCCTCGACGGCTCGGTGGCCGTGCCGTCGCCGCAGACCCTGCGCTGCACCGCCACGGACACCACGCCGGCCGGGCTGATGCGGTTCGGCGCGGACGTGCACCGGCTCCGCTCGGCGCTGGCGGCCGAGGGGCTCGCGTCCGCGGTGGCCTACGACGAGACCGGCGCCACCGTCGCCGTCTCGGCGGCGCAGTGA
- a CDS encoding mannose-1-phosphate guanylyltransferase, translated as MSENSGGLYAVIPAGGSGTRLWPLSRAGHPKFLHPLTGTEASLLQATVERLLPLTDHAQVYVVTGVAHAAAVSRQLTAVPEENILVEPSPRDSCAAIALAAAVIARRDPEAVMGAFAADHLIADGERFVAVIEKAMSGARQGLLMTLGITPTRPETGYGYVQCGGPVGDGVLAVEEFKEKPSYEVAEGYVNSGNYLWNAGMFVWRVDVFLTELARQQPQLHAGISRIAQAWDSPAREEVLGEVWPTLPRISVDYAVMEGASAVGRVGTVPGDFGWNDVGDFHTLGEVLASDHAGNVIVGQGALAKPGVILREAENLVVVPNSGRLVAVLGVRDLIVVDTPDAVLVCPRDRAQEVKTIVDDLKEKGEVSYI; from the coding sequence ATGAGTGAGAATTCGGGCGGGCTGTACGCCGTCATTCCCGCAGGTGGCAGTGGAACCCGCCTATGGCCGCTGTCGCGCGCCGGTCACCCGAAGTTTCTGCATCCACTGACCGGCACCGAGGCCTCGCTGCTGCAGGCGACCGTGGAACGCCTGCTGCCCCTGACCGACCACGCCCAGGTGTATGTCGTGACGGGTGTGGCCCACGCGGCGGCAGTGTCACGCCAGCTCACCGCCGTACCGGAGGAGAACATCCTCGTCGAGCCCTCCCCGCGCGACTCGTGCGCGGCCATCGCCCTGGCCGCGGCCGTGATCGCCCGCCGCGACCCGGAGGCCGTGATGGGCGCCTTCGCGGCCGACCACCTGATCGCCGACGGCGAGCGCTTCGTCGCGGTGATCGAGAAGGCGATGTCCGGCGCCCGGCAGGGCCTGCTGATGACGCTCGGCATCACGCCGACGCGCCCCGAGACCGGGTACGGCTACGTCCAGTGCGGCGGCCCGGTCGGCGACGGCGTCCTCGCGGTCGAGGAGTTCAAGGAGAAGCCGTCGTACGAGGTGGCCGAGGGCTACGTCAATTCCGGGAACTACCTGTGGAACGCGGGCATGTTCGTGTGGCGCGTCGACGTGTTCCTCACGGAGCTCGCCCGGCAGCAGCCGCAGTTGCACGCGGGCATCTCCCGGATCGCCCAGGCCTGGGACTCCCCGGCCCGCGAGGAGGTGCTCGGCGAGGTGTGGCCGACCCTGCCGCGCATCTCGGTCGACTACGCGGTGATGGAGGGTGCGTCGGCGGTCGGCCGGGTCGGCACGGTCCCCGGCGACTTCGGCTGGAACGACGTCGGCGACTTCCACACCCTCGGCGAGGTGCTCGCCTCCGACCACGCGGGCAACGTGATCGTCGGCCAGGGCGCGCTGGCGAAGCCGGGCGTGATCCTGCGGGAGGCCGAGAACCTCGTGGTGGTCCCCAACTCGGGCCGCCTGGTCGCGGTGCTCGGGGTTCGCGACCTGATCGTGGTCGACACCCCGGACGCCGTCCTGGTCTGCCCGCGCGACCGCGCCCAGGAGGTCAAGACGATCGTCGACGACCTCAAAGAGAAGGGCGAGGTCAGCTACATCTGA
- a CDS encoding NUDIX hydrolase encodes MSLYDDAHGVLTGWRATSPPADAARARTIDLLGAGPVAMTRAHRPGHVTASTLIVDERRRVLLCLHGRLGLWMQVGGHCEPGDASLAAAALREATEESGIAGLRLDPEPIDVEVHAVRCAPADGRPAEASWHHDVRFLAVCPPGAVEQVSDESAELGWFAPDELPSPLADGVVQQLAPAFARLDDIRQM; translated from the coding sequence GTGAGCCTCTACGACGACGCCCACGGCGTCCTCACCGGCTGGCGGGCCACCTCGCCGCCCGCCGACGCCGCCCGCGCCCGCACGATCGACCTGCTCGGCGCCGGCCCGGTCGCGATGACCCGGGCACATCGGCCTGGGCACGTCACCGCCAGCACGCTCATCGTCGACGAGCGCCGCCGCGTGCTGCTCTGCCTGCACGGCCGGCTCGGCCTGTGGATGCAGGTGGGCGGGCACTGTGAGCCGGGCGATGCCTCACTGGCGGCGGCCGCGCTGCGCGAGGCGACCGAGGAGTCCGGGATCGCGGGCCTGCGTCTCGACCCGGAACCGATCGACGTCGAGGTGCACGCCGTGCGCTGCGCCCCGGCCGACGGGCGTCCGGCCGAGGCGTCCTGGCATCACGACGTCCGCTTCCTCGCGGTCTGCCCGCCGGGAGCCGTCGAGCAGGTCAGCGACGAGTCGGCGGAGCTGGGCTGGTTCGCCCCGGACGAGCTGCCGTCCCCGCTGGCGGACGGGGTCGTGCAACAGCTCGCCCCCGCCTTCGCCAGGCTGGATGACATCCGTCAGATGTAG
- a CDS encoding DUF3499 domain-containing protein has protein sequence MRSPRRCSRNGCPRQAVATLTYVYSDSTAVVGPLAAFAEPHTYDLCEPHARSLTAPRGWELVRHDGDFAPPPPTTDDLVALADAVREAARPAPPPRPEEHDNLPGHQTGRRGHLRVIPPSH, from the coding sequence GTGAGGTCCCCACGGCGCTGCTCCCGGAACGGCTGTCCCCGACAGGCGGTCGCCACCCTGACCTACGTCTACAGCGACTCCACGGCCGTGGTAGGCCCGCTGGCCGCTTTCGCCGAGCCGCACACGTACGACCTCTGCGAACCGCACGCCCGCAGCCTCACCGCGCCGCGTGGCTGGGAACTGGTCCGACACGACGGGGACTTCGCGCCCCCGCCGCCCACGACGGACGATCTCGTCGCGCTGGCGGACGCCGTGCGCGAGGCGGCCCGTCCGGCCCCGCCGCCGCGCCCGGAGGAGCACGACAACCTCCCCGGCCACCAGACCGGCCGCCGCGGCCACCTGCGCGTCATCCCGCCGTCACACTGA
- the cofD gene encoding 2-phospho-L-lactate transferase — translation MRIVVLTGGIGGARFLRGVRAHAQAIGAEVTAVVNVGDDVRLHGLQICPDLDSVMYTLGGAADPERGWGRVGESWVIKEELAKYGAEPGWFGLGDKDVATHLVRTTMLNAGYPLSQVTAALCDRWQPGITLLPATDDRLETHVVVDVDGERKAIHFQEWWVRHRGNVPTHRFVFVGAEAATPAAGVVEAIAGADVVLVAPSNPVVSIAPILAVPTLKEAVVDGPAPVVGVSPIIGGAPVRGMADRCLATLGVEVSAAGVGGLYGARSAQGLLDGWLVDTADAGAEVPGVRTRAVPLWMTDEEATTAMVAAAVELAGLS, via the coding sequence ATGCGGATCGTGGTCCTGACCGGGGGGATCGGCGGCGCCCGGTTCCTGAGGGGCGTGCGCGCACACGCGCAGGCCATCGGCGCCGAGGTCACGGCGGTGGTGAATGTGGGCGACGACGTGCGCCTGCACGGCCTGCAGATCTGCCCCGACCTCGACAGCGTCATGTACACGCTGGGCGGCGCGGCCGACCCCGAGCGCGGCTGGGGGCGGGTCGGCGAGAGCTGGGTGATCAAGGAGGAGCTGGCGAAGTACGGCGCCGAGCCGGGCTGGTTCGGCCTCGGCGACAAGGACGTCGCCACGCACCTCGTGCGGACCACCATGCTCAACGCCGGCTACCCGCTCTCCCAGGTGACCGCCGCGCTCTGCGACCGGTGGCAGCCGGGGATCACGCTGCTGCCCGCGACCGACGACCGGCTCGAGACCCATGTGGTCGTCGACGTCGACGGCGAGCGCAAGGCGATCCACTTCCAGGAGTGGTGGGTCCGCCACCGCGGGAACGTGCCGACGCACCGGTTCGTCTTCGTCGGCGCGGAGGCCGCGACACCCGCCGCCGGGGTGGTGGAGGCCATCGCGGGCGCCGATGTGGTGCTCGTGGCGCCGTCCAACCCCGTGGTGTCGATCGCGCCGATTCTGGCCGTACCCACGCTGAAGGAGGCCGTGGTGGACGGCCCGGCGCCGGTCGTCGGGGTGTCGCCGATCATCGGTGGCGCGCCGGTGCGGGGCATGGCCGACCGCTGCCTCGCCACGCTCGGCGTCGAGGTCAGCGCGGCCGGGGTGGGCGGCCTCTACGGCGCCCGGTCGGCGCAGGGCCTGCTCGACGGCTGGCTGGTGGACACGGCCGACGCCGGCGCCGAGGTGCCCGGTGTCCGCACGCGGGCGGTGCCGCTGTGGATGACGGACGAGGAGGCGACGACGGCGATGGTCGCTGCCGCTGTGGAGCTGGCAGGGTTGTCATGA
- a CDS encoding TIGR03089 family protein, with protein MNETIPAAFAAAVHADPTTPLLTWYDDTTGDRTELSGATMDNWVAKTANLLVDGAGLGPGDSAAVLLPPHWQTAAILLGSWTAGPAVHLGPDPQAVDVVFAGPATVEAAGAWPAGDRYATGLLPLAMPLRPLPAGFVDYTIEVRGHGDRFTASQPVTPDDPALGATSHREISAAATARARELGIAPGARVLIDAGTHADPMDWLLAPLYAGASIVLCASLDPAVVEKRVAAEHVTLTL; from the coding sequence ATGAACGAGACGATTCCGGCGGCCTTCGCGGCGGCGGTGCACGCGGACCCCACCACGCCCCTGCTCACCTGGTACGACGACACGACCGGCGACCGCACCGAGCTGTCCGGCGCCACGATGGACAACTGGGTGGCGAAGACGGCGAACCTGCTGGTCGACGGCGCCGGCCTCGGACCGGGCGACTCCGCTGCGGTGCTGCTGCCACCGCACTGGCAGACCGCGGCGATCCTGCTCGGAAGCTGGACGGCGGGGCCGGCCGTGCATCTGGGCCCCGACCCGCAAGCGGTGGACGTCGTGTTCGCGGGCCCGGCGACGGTCGAGGCGGCCGGCGCGTGGCCGGCAGGCGACCGCTACGCGACCGGCCTGCTGCCGCTCGCCATGCCGCTGCGCCCGCTCCCGGCCGGATTCGTGGACTACACGATCGAGGTACGCGGGCACGGCGACCGTTTCACGGCCTCCCAGCCGGTGACGCCCGACGACCCGGCGCTGGGCGCGACGAGCCACCGCGAGATCTCGGCGGCGGCCACGGCCCGCGCCCGCGAGCTCGGCATCGCGCCGGGCGCCCGGGTCCTGATCGACGCCGGGACCCACGCCGACCCGATGGACTGGCTCCTGGCGCCCCTCTACGCGGGAGCGAGCATCGTCCTGTGCGCGAGCCTGGACCCGGCGGTCGTCGAGAAGCGCGTGGCGGCGGAGCACGTCACCCTGACCCTCTGA
- a CDS encoding WhiB family transcriptional regulator: MEAQVEGVDLLGDAPEWQERALCSQTDPEAFFPEKGGSTREAKRICGRCDVKAECLEYALGHDERFGIWGGLSERERRKLKRRVA; the protein is encoded by the coding sequence ATGGAAGCGCAGGTAGAAGGAGTAGACCTGCTCGGGGACGCGCCCGAGTGGCAGGAGCGGGCGCTGTGCTCGCAGACCGATCCAGAGGCATTTTTCCCGGAGAAGGGCGGCTCGACGCGCGAGGCGAAGCGCATCTGCGGCCGCTGCGACGTCAAAGCGGAATGCCTCGAATACGCCCTCGGTCATGACGAGCGCTTCGGCATCTGGGGCGGGCTCTCCGAGCGGGAGCGCCGCAAGCTCAAGCGCCGGGTGGCGTGA
- a CDS encoding glycosyltransferase family 4 protein has product MTAGRPPRVLVDATSVPADRGGVGRYVDGLLGALGAIGSERVDLAVVAQRSDAERYSRMLPGAEVIAGPSAVAHRPARLAWEQTGLPLLGQQVGARVLHSPFYTCPLRAGCPVTVTVHDATFFTEPEHYDNTKRTFFRSAIKTSLRRAARVIVPSKATRDELIRLLDADPTHIDVAYHGVDQSAFHAPTDEEKARVRARLGLGDTGYVAFLGAKEPRKNVPNLIRGWARAVADWPHPPALVIAGGQGHDDDIDRAVAEVPSHLRLLRPGYLRYADLPGFLGGALVACYPSFGEGFGLPILEAMACATPVLTTPRLSLPEVGGDAVAYTTEDPDRIAADLADLLHDEPRRLTLAKAGFDRAKEFSWASSAEVHVATWNRVAA; this is encoded by the coding sequence GTGACCGCCGGTCGCCCGCCCCGAGTACTCGTCGACGCCACGAGCGTCCCCGCCGACCGAGGCGGCGTGGGCAGATACGTCGACGGTCTGTTGGGCGCCCTCGGCGCGATCGGATCCGAGCGGGTCGATCTCGCCGTCGTGGCGCAGCGTTCGGATGCGGAGCGTTACTCCCGCATGCTTCCGGGCGCCGAGGTCATCGCCGGGCCGTCCGCCGTCGCGCACCGCCCCGCGCGCCTCGCCTGGGAGCAGACCGGTCTGCCGCTGCTCGGTCAGCAGGTGGGCGCCCGGGTGCTGCATTCGCCCTTCTACACCTGCCCGCTGCGGGCGGGTTGCCCGGTGACGGTCACCGTCCACGACGCGACCTTCTTCACCGAGCCGGAGCACTACGACAACACCAAGCGGACGTTCTTCCGCAGCGCCATCAAGACGTCGCTGCGCCGCGCCGCCCGAGTCATCGTGCCCAGCAAGGCGACCCGCGACGAGCTGATCCGGCTGCTCGACGCCGACCCGACGCACATCGACGTGGCCTACCACGGTGTCGACCAGTCCGCGTTCCACGCGCCGACCGATGAGGAGAAGGCGCGGGTCCGGGCCCGGCTCGGCCTCGGCGACACCGGCTATGTCGCCTTCCTCGGCGCCAAGGAGCCGCGCAAGAACGTGCCCAACCTGATCCGCGGCTGGGCCCGTGCGGTCGCCGACTGGCCGCATCCGCCGGCGCTCGTCATCGCCGGCGGTCAGGGCCACGACGACGACATCGACCGCGCCGTGGCGGAGGTGCCGTCGCACCTGCGGCTGCTGCGCCCCGGATACCTGCGCTATGCGGACCTGCCCGGCTTCCTCGGCGGCGCGCTGGTGGCCTGCTACCCATCCTTCGGCGAGGGATTCGGCCTGCCGATCCTCGAGGCGATGGCCTGCGCCACGCCGGTGCTGACCACGCCGCGGCTGTCCCTGCCCGAGGTCGGGGGCGACGCGGTCGCGTACACCACGGAGGACCCGGACCGGATCGCGGCCGACCTCGCCGATCTGCTGCACGACGAGCCCCGGCGGCTCACCCTCGCCAAGGCGGGCTTCGACCGGGCCAAGGAGTTCAGCTGGGCGTCCAGCGCCGAGGTACACGTCGCGACGTGGAACCGAGTGGCGGCGTGA